One stretch of Tepiditoga spiralis DNA includes these proteins:
- a CDS encoding secondary thiamine-phosphate synthase enzyme YjbQ, which produces MVYEYPVITHKREELINITDMVNESIIKSRVKNGVCIVFTTHTTAAITINENADPDVKTDIIKFLNEKIPLNHGFKHLEGNSDAHIKSSLFGCSQQIIINDGKPLLGIWQGIYFCEFDGPRNRRIYIKILEG; this is translated from the coding sequence ATGGTTTATGAATATCCTGTTATTACTCACAAAAGAGAAGAATTGATAAATATAACAGATATGGTAAATGAATCTATTATAAAATCTAGAGTAAAGAATGGTGTATGTATTGTTTTTACAACACATACAACTGCTGCAATTACAATAAATGAGAATGCGGATCCGGATGTTAAGACAGATATAATAAAGTTTTTAAATGAAAAAATACCTTTAAATCATGGATTTAAACATTTAGAAGGAAATTCTGATGCACATATAAAATCATCTTTATTTGGATGTTCACAACAAATAATAATAAATGATGGAAAACCTTTGCTTGGAATATGGCAAGGTATTTACTTTTGTGAGTTTGATGGTCCAAGAAATAGAAGAATTTATATAAAAATATTAGAAGGGTAA